One genomic region from Streptomyces sp. Li-HN-5-11 encodes:
- a CDS encoding Uma2 family endonuclease, with protein MTAEPSAAHDSKPGIHLPVPPPEGFTVDDLFSLPDLPPHTELIDGSLVFVSPQRRFHMLMIDLLVNGLRSTLPDNLSVEREMTVVLNHRNGPEPDVSVVRAEAITGLEQTRFRAEDLVLAVEVVSPDSEARDHDTKPVKYAAAGIPHFWLVEMAEGNQQPVVRTYELDPVTKVYVVTGIYHDKLELSVPFDVDIDISLDALRQR; from the coding sequence ATGACTGCCGAGCCGAGCGCCGCACACGACTCCAAGCCCGGCATCCACCTGCCCGTGCCGCCCCCCGAGGGCTTCACCGTCGACGACCTTTTCTCGTTGCCCGACCTCCCGCCGCACACCGAGTTGATCGACGGGAGCTTGGTCTTCGTGAGTCCGCAGCGACGTTTCCACATGCTGATGATCGACTTGCTGGTCAACGGGCTACGCTCGACGCTTCCGGACAATCTGAGCGTCGAGCGGGAGATGACCGTGGTCCTGAATCACCGCAACGGCCCGGAACCGGACGTGAGCGTCGTTCGCGCGGAAGCGATCACCGGACTCGAGCAGACCCGTTTCAGGGCAGAGGACCTGGTCCTCGCCGTCGAGGTCGTCTCCCCGGACTCCGAGGCCCGGGACCACGACACCAAGCCCGTCAAGTACGCGGCCGCCGGAATCCCCCATTTCTGGCTGGTTGAGATGGCCGAGGGGAATCAGCAGCCCGTGGTACGGACCTACGAGCTCGACCCGGTGACCAAGGTGTACGTCGTCACCGGCATCTACCACGACAAGCTCGAACTGTCTGTGCCGTTCGACGTCGACATCGACATCAGCCTGGACGCACTCAGGCAGCGCTAG
- a CDS encoding VOC family protein — MLTAVDHVQLAAPPGSEDLLRQYYAGALGMTEIPKPPVLAARGGCWFQAGAVQLHLGIEADFRPARKAHPGLRVTAIEAYAARLEAHGAKVTWDDNLPGHKRFYSEDPVGNRLEFLEAVASAA, encoded by the coding sequence ATGCTCACCGCCGTCGACCACGTCCAGCTCGCCGCGCCGCCCGGCTCCGAGGACCTGCTCCGGCAGTACTACGCCGGCGCCCTCGGTATGACGGAGATCCCCAAGCCGCCGGTACTGGCCGCGCGCGGGGGCTGCTGGTTCCAGGCGGGCGCCGTGCAGCTCCACCTGGGCATCGAGGCGGACTTCCGGCCCGCGAGGAAGGCGCACCCGGGGCTGCGGGTGACGGCCATCGAGGCGTACGCCGCCCGGCTGGAAGCGCACGGCGCGAAGGTCACCTGGGACGACAACCTGCCGGGCCACAAGCGCTTCTACTCGGAGGATCCGGTGGGGAACCGGTTGGAGTTCCTGGAGGCGGTTGCTAGCGCTGCCTGA